A single region of the Sorghum bicolor cultivar BTx623 chromosome 7, Sorghum_bicolor_NCBIv3, whole genome shotgun sequence genome encodes:
- the LOC8076595 gene encoding 60S ribosomal protein L34: MVQRLTYRKRHSYATKSNQTRVVKTPGGRLVYQYTKKRASGPKCPVTGKKIQGIPHLRPAEYKRSRLSRNRRTVNRPYGGVLSGTAVRERIIRAFLVEEQKIVKKVLKIQKTKDKASKS; this comes from the exons ATGGTGCAGCGGCTCACCTACCGGAAGCGGCATAGCTACGCCACCAAATCCAACCAGACCCGCGTCGTCAAGACCCCTG GCGGGAGGCTTGTGTACCAGTACACCAAGAAGCGCGCGAGCGGACCGAAGTGCCCCGTCACCGGGAAGAAGATCCAAGGA ATTCCACACCTGAGACCTGCTGAGTACAAGAGGTCCAGGTTGTCAAGGAACCGCAGGACTGTGAACCGTCCATATGGTGGTGTTCTGTCTGGTACTGCAGTTAGAGAGAG GATCATCCGTGCCTTTTTggtcgaggagcagaagatcgTGAAGAAGGTGTTGAAGATCCAAAAGACCAAGGACAAGGCCTCCAAGAGCTAG